In Pseudoxanthomonas sp. SE1, the genomic stretch GCCGTCGAGCTTGCCGTAGATCGGCTCGCCCCAGCCGCCGGGCACGCCGTCGGCGACCACATTGACGCGCGCGCCGATGGAATCACCCGACTTGCGCAGCGCGTCCATGTAGGTTTCCAGCGCGGGCACCTGCGCGGCATGCGGCCAGAAGAACGGGTTGTCTTCCACCGCGCTCCAGTCGAAGCCTTCCGGCACGATCGGGCCAAGCTGCGACAGGTAACCGCGCACGGTCACGCCATGCCGCTGCAGCAACCACTTCTTGGCGATCACGCCGGCCGCCACGCGCATGGTGGTCTCGCGCGCCGACGAACGTCCGCCGCCACGCGGATCGCGGATGCCGTACTTCTGCCAGTACGTGTAGTCCGCGTGCCCCGGACGGAACTGCCGCGCGATGTCGGTGTAGTCCTTGCTGCGCTGGTCGGTGTTGCGGATCAGCAGCGCGATCGGCGTGCCGGTAGTACGGCCTTCGTACACCCCGCTGAGGATCTCGACCTCATCGGCCTCGCGGCGTGCGGACGTATGCCGCGACTTGCCGGTGGCACGGCGTTCCAGGTCGTGACGGAACTCCTCCGGTGCGATCTCCAGCCCGGGCGGGCAGCCGTCGACCACACAGCCGATGGCCGGCCCGTGCGATTCGCCGAACGTGGTGACCGTG encodes the following:
- the aroC gene encoding chorismate synthase, whose protein sequence is MSSNSFGKLLTVTTFGESHGPAIGCVVDGCPPGLEIAPEEFRHDLERRATGKSRHTSARREADEVEILSGVYEGRTTGTPIALLIRNTDQRSKDYTDIARQFRPGHADYTYWQKYGIRDPRGGGRSSARETTMRVAAGVIAKKWLLQRHGVTVRGYLSQLGPIVPEGFDWSAVEDNPFFWPHAAQVPALETYMDALRKSGDSIGARVNVVADGVPGGWGEPIYGKLDGDLAAALMSINAVKGVEIGDGFAAVTQKGTEHRDLMTPDGFLSNHAGGILGGISTGQQVTASIVLKPTSSLRLPGATVDVDGNTVEVITTGRHDPCVGIRATPIAEAMMALVLMDQALRHRAQCGDVGDVPPYVPGSVDG